A window of Exiguobacterium sp. FSL W8-0210 contains these coding sequences:
- a CDS encoding GNAT family N-acetyltransferase, whose protein sequence is MLQFQLKENEDGQDWLRQQVRQYNVERSPFHATKRSEGTQAVTLLATRDDQPIGGISGEMYWGWLHIEWFFVVEEERGSGLGTQLLRQLEEWARAAGVQRIRVETFSFQALPFYERQGFVEVGRIDDYPPGMSNHLLVKQVDR, encoded by the coding sequence ATGCTGCAATTTCAACTCAAGGAAAATGAGGACGGACAGGACTGGCTCAGACAACAAGTACGCCAATACAACGTCGAGCGATCACCGTTTCATGCGACGAAACGCTCCGAGGGAACACAAGCCGTCACATTACTTGCGACACGTGACGATCAACCAATCGGTGGCATCTCAGGGGAAATGTACTGGGGCTGGTTACATATTGAATGGTTCTTCGTCGTCGAAGAGGAACGGGGAAGCGGGCTCGGTACTCAGTTACTCCGTCAACTGGAGGAATGGGCACGAGCAGCGGGTGTTCAGCGAATCCGCGTCGAGACGTTCTCATTTCAAGCGCTTCCGTTTTATGAGCGACAGGGATTCGTCGAAGTCGGACGAATCGATGACTATCCACCAGGGATGAGCAATCACCTGCTCGTCAAACAGGTCGACCGATGA
- a CDS encoding antibiotic biosynthesis monooxygenase, which yields MWIVMNQLHVVKGAADQVAARFKTTKGIERMEGFHRMQVLVDISQEEEDIVTIMTTWSNQAAFHAWQESQAYKGVHHKRDNGTSEVKPLVTSNTVTEYAIVADHSAATE from the coding sequence ATGTGGATCGTCATGAACCAGTTACACGTTGTCAAAGGTGCAGCAGATCAAGTCGCAGCGCGTTTTAAGACGACGAAAGGAATCGAACGGATGGAAGGGTTCCACCGGATGCAAGTCCTCGTCGATATCAGTCAGGAAGAAGAAGACATCGTCACGATCATGACGACGTGGTCGAATCAAGCAGCATTCCATGCGTGGCAAGAGAGTCAAGCGTACAAAGGCGTGCACCATAAGCGGGATAACGGAACGTCCGAAGTCAAACCGCTCGTGACGTCGAATACGGTCACGGAATATGCGATCGTCGCCGACCACAGCGCCGCAACAGAATAA